From the genome of Pseudomonadota bacterium, one region includes:
- a CDS encoding AlpA family phage regulatory protein, translating to MQELPQTGLLRIKQVLKFVPVSRSNWWAGVRAGRFPKAIKLSERVTAWRASDINALIEGHYPSISKDSK from the coding sequence ATACAAGAACTACCTCAAACAGGACTTCTAAGAATCAAACAGGTTCTCAAGTTTGTGCCGGTTTCTCGTTCAAACTGGTGGGCAGGTGTAAGGGCTGGCAGGTTCCCAAAAGCTATAAAGCTATCGGAACGTGTGACGGCCTGGCGTGCATCAGATATAAATGCTTTAATAGAAGGCCATTATCCTTCTATCAGCAAGGATAGTAAGTAG